One region of Mucilaginibacter gotjawali genomic DNA includes:
- the rpsU gene encoding 30S ribosomal protein S21, which produces MIIINVKDGESLDKALKRFKKKFEKTGVLRELRSRQAFEKKSVTRRHVVKHAIYKQNMNLEPTV; this is translated from the coding sequence ATGATCATTATCAACGTAAAAGACGGCGAATCATTAGACAAAGCATTGAAACGCTTCAAAAAGAAATTTGAAAAAACCGGAGTTTTAAGAGAACTTCGCAGCCGCCAGGCCTTCGAAAAGAAGTCTGTAACCCGTCGCCACGTGGTGAAACACGCCATCTACAAACAAAATATGAACTTAGAACCAACTGTTTAA
- a CDS encoding tyrosine-type recombinase/integrase, with amino-acid sequence MYIHHSDVQVVFMFTERFIRYIQFEKRYSPHTVSAYQSDLDQFTGFLNNPQKLSPPPPPVITHPSQITHYHIRNWMVELMNQHIIARSINRKIATLRKYFKFLLQEGVIEINPASKINTPKIPKNLPVIVEDVKLTQMLDDNEVFGTDFKGLRDKLVIEMLFGTGMRLSELMGVKDSDINEYEGTIKVLGKRNKERIIPVNNELKLLIAEYQELKKKQDFFGNNSLTLIVTDKGANAYAKLIYLIVQKYLSYISTQNKRSPHVLRHTFATSLLNRGADLNAIKELLGHANLSATQIYTHNSVERLKSIYKQAHPKA; translated from the coding sequence TTGTACATTCATCATTCGGATGTACAAGTAGTTTTTATGTTTACAGAGCGTTTTATCCGGTATATTCAGTTCGAAAAAAGGTACTCTCCACACACTGTATCTGCTTACCAGTCAGACCTTGACCAGTTTACCGGCTTCTTAAATAATCCGCAAAAACTATCCCCGCCTCCTCCGCCTGTTATTACCCATCCTTCGCAAATTACGCATTATCATATCCGCAACTGGATGGTTGAATTGATGAACCAGCATATCATTGCCCGGTCTATCAATCGTAAAATTGCCACCCTGCGCAAATACTTTAAATTTTTACTGCAGGAAGGCGTTATCGAAATTAATCCGGCTTCAAAAATAAATACCCCCAAGATCCCAAAAAACCTGCCGGTAATTGTGGAAGATGTAAAACTTACCCAGATGCTTGACGATAATGAGGTTTTTGGTACCGATTTTAAGGGCCTGCGCGACAAACTGGTTATTGAAATGCTTTTCGGTACGGGTATGCGCCTTTCGGAGCTGATGGGCGTAAAGGATAGTGATATTAATGAGTACGAAGGCACTATAAAGGTTTTGGGTAAGCGGAATAAGGAACGTATTATCCCGGTGAATAACGAACTGAAATTATTAATTGCTGAATACCAGGAGTTAAAGAAAAAGCAGGATTTTTTTGGTAACAATTCCTTAACCTTAATCGTTACAGATAAAGGAGCCAATGCTTACGCCAAGTTGATCTATTTAATTGTGCAGAAATACCTTTCCTACATATCTACCCAAAATAAAAGGAGCCCGCATGTACTGCGGCATACCTTTGCAACAAGCTTATTAAACCGTGGCGCCGATCTGAACGCCATTAAAGAACTTTTGGGCCACGCTAACCTCAGTGCCACCCAAATATATACGCATAATTCAGTTGAGAGGTTAAAATCTATTTACAAACAAGCCCATCCAAAGGCATAA
- a CDS encoding type II toxin-antitoxin system RelE/ParE family toxin, with protein MNYKIELFPDAIEEIDESAYWYEKCVVGLGKDFIEAVYNSFNSIALNPLAYPRKKGYREFVVKRFPFLIIYEFLEKEDVINVLHVFHTSRHPKRKYRRK; from the coding sequence ATGAACTATAAAATTGAGCTGTTTCCTGATGCGATAGAAGAAATTGATGAATCGGCTTATTGGTACGAAAAATGTGTCGTCGGCTTGGGTAAAGATTTCATTGAGGCTGTTTACAACTCGTTCAATTCAATCGCTCTAAATCCTTTAGCATATCCCAGGAAAAAAGGCTACAGAGAGTTTGTTGTTAAAAGATTTCCGTTTCTTATTATCTATGAATTTTTGGAAAAAGAGGATGTCATAAACGTGCTTCATGTTTTCCATACAAGCAGGCACCCTAAACGTAAGTATAGGAGAAAGTAA
- the hpf gene encoding ribosome hibernation-promoting factor, HPF/YfiA family, giving the protein MKITVQSIRFNADKKLLDFIQKKADKLDTFYDQIINGEVYLKLENVEDEANKITEIKLSLPGSQLFAKEQCKTFEEATDLAIESLRKQVDKYKQKKNDVAAAAKKAALVAETEEF; this is encoded by the coding sequence ATGAAAATTACAGTGCAATCTATTCGTTTTAATGCAGACAAAAAATTGTTGGATTTTATCCAGAAGAAAGCAGATAAGCTTGATACCTTCTATGATCAGATCATTAACGGAGAAGTTTATTTAAAGCTTGAGAATGTGGAAGATGAAGCCAATAAAATAACGGAGATTAAACTGTCACTGCCGGGCAGCCAGCTATTCGCAAAGGAGCAATGTAAAACGTTTGAAGAAGCTACCGACCTGGCAATTGAAAGCCTGCGCAAGCAGGTTGATAAGTATAAACAAAAGAAAAATGATGTTGCCGCCGCGGCCAAAAAGGCTGCCCTGGTTGCGGAAACAGAAGAATTTTAA